In Deltaproteobacteria bacterium, the DNA window TCAAAGTACCGCCGCGCCGTGTGGTGCCAAAACCGATCCAGAAACCCCACCCACCGATGTGGATGGCCTGTGTCGCTCCTGATAGCTACACAATGGCGGGTGATCGTGGTTTGGGTGTGCTGAGCTTCAACTTCAACTGGGAAGAAGTGCAGAAGGCGATGGCTATGTACCGCAAGGCGTCGGAAAATCGGACCGACGTTATTCCCAAGATTATTAACGATCAATTCGCTGGTGTTGCCATCATGCACGTAGCTGAAAACAAAGAAGAGGAAGCCATTGGTCTCGACGGAGCACGGTGGTTCTTGCACAACGTCGCTAAGCTCTTCCAGCCGCTCATGGTGAAGAACCAACTATATTCGTACGAGTATTTGCGTAATGTCTTTGCCATGTCGGGGGACCCAAAAGAGGCCACCGATGCCGAACTGAAAGCACATCACATGGTGGCGGTTGGTAACCCGGATGAAGTCATCCGCAAGCTAGAGAACTTCCAGAAGGCCGGTCTGAGCCAGGTCATTTGCTTCAAACAGGCTGGGCGCATTCCTCACGTTAACATCATGAAGTCGATCAAGCGGATTGGGCAGCACATTCTGCCGCATTTCAATCCGCACCGGACAGTGGCGGTCGACGACATTCGTGCGGCGGCTCTCTAAATCTCACCAGCGGTAGAGCCATCACGTATGATGGCTCTACGCAGTCGCTAGCGTCGTAACACCGCCAAACTCCCGTCGCCAAAATCGCCCCACCCCGTCACCAAGCCCACCTGCGCATCCTGTACTTGCCGCTCACCGCACTGGCGTCGAAGCTGACGTGTTGCTTCGACGATGTGGTTCATGCCACCGACATGAGCTTCTGAATGCAGCCCGCCGTGTGTGTTGACGGGAAACTCTCCGCCCAGCTCAACTCTCCCACCTTTGACAAAATCACCAATCTCGCCGCGCTTACACAGTCCCAACGCCTCAAGTTGCAGTAACACGACGTACGTAAAGCAATCGTAGACTTGCAAGAAGTCAACATCCTTGAGTTCAACGTCTGCCATACGTAGTGCATTAGGCGTTGCGAAGCTTAGGCCGATGACAAACGGATCACGTCGCGCCGGAATGTCGTCCGCCGGATACGGATGTCCCTCAGCGATGCCCGAGATGTACACGGGTGTCTGTTTGAGGTCACGGGCGTGTTCCACCGACGAGATTACTACTGCACAAGCTCCATCAGTTTCTAAGCAGCAATCGAACAGGCGAAACGGCTTGGATATCCAGCGCGCATTCAAATAGTCATCCATGGTCAACGGTCTATTGCGCATGAAGGCTCGATCGTTGAGATGGGCATGCTTGCGCGAGGCCACAGCGATAGCACCGGTCGCCTCATCTGGAATGTGGTACATTTCCTTATGCCGCGTTGCGAGCCACGCATACCATTGCACTGGCACAGAGGCACCGAATGGCAAATAGTACTCATTAATCGTTGTCATCAAACTGCCCAGGGCTCCTGAGATGCCGTCGTTGTCACCGCTGCCAAGGCTGCGAACCCGAGCACTGGAGTATCCCTTCCAGCCAAAGGGGACCAGGACATTCTTGGCGACACCGCACGCAACCGCCAAAGCCGCACTCTGCACGGCAGTCAATGCACTCGCCCCACCCATGTGAACGGTGACTGAATAACGCAGGTCTTCGACCCCGAGGTTCGCCGCAAAGTGTTCCGCGGTTGCAGAGGGAGTCGGCGGTGGAATGATTCCATCAATATCATGGGGAGTGAGGCCCGCGTCGGTGATAGCATTGACGGAGGCTTCGAGCATGAGCGCCAATTCGCTCTTATCAGTACCACGGGTGTGCGGTGTTTCACCGACACCGACAATACAGGCTTGATCTTTGAGTGAGTACATTGCATCCTCCTGTGCGCAGTCGATGACGCCGGGATGGTATAACGGACAGCGCGCAATTGTAAAGCTGTGCAGGTGGCACGCTGGGTGGCGCATTGTGTGAAAGGATGGCATGGCAAATGAGCACGAAACGTGGACATGTATTGATAACTGGGGCTGTTGGCGGACTTGGCACGGCGATGACGCAGCGACTACTCGGAGAGGGACATGATATTGTTGCTTGCGACCGTGTGGCTGACACCGTGAGTGACTGGCTACAAAAACTTCCCGCCACAGATCGAGACCGCGTGCAGTTTCACCCACTTGACGTGGCCAAGGAGGAATTGGTGAGTGCCTTTGCGGACAAGCTTCGCGGCCAAGGGCTCACCATTGCATATTTGGTGAATAATGCGGGTATTCACGGAGCCGGGGGGCCAGCGAATACGGAATCGCGTATTTGGGAACGCACACTGCGAGTGAACCTGCACGGCACTTACTATCTCACCCGAGCCTTTAGCCAGTCGATGAAGGATCGTGGCTTCGGACGTATTGTGAACCTTGCCTCGTTATCGGCATATCATCCGTTGGGGGAGCAAGCACCGTATGCTGCTGCAAAGGCGGCCATCACAGGGTATACCCGATCTGCTGCGCTTGATCTGTCTCGTTACGGAGTCACGGTGAACGCGATTGCTCCTGGGCTCATCCTGCATGACGGTCTCAAGGTCGTTTTTTCTGATGATGATCTCAAGCGGATGGCCAAGGACATTCCAGTCGGCCGGGCAGGCAAACCAGAGGAGATTGCGGCGACCGTGGCCTTTTTGCTCTCGGATGATGCTGCCTTTATCACAGGACAGACTATTCATGTGAATGGTGGGAGCTATCTACCAGGATAGTTGCTACGTCGCGCGAACATTGTCTTCCGGGAGGTTACCGTGATCTTGGAAATAGCCATGCTTGACGTGCGTGTCGGTCAGGAGGCCGAGTTTGAACGTGCCTTTGTCAAGGCAGCTCCGATTATTGCCTCAATGAAGGGATATATCGCGCACGAGCTGCAGCGTTGCATTGAGCGGCCTCATCGCTATGTGCTACTGGTTCGCTGGCAGACACTTGAGGACCACACCGTCGGCTTCCGCGGGTCTCAGGAATACCAGGAATGGCGACGACTGTTGCATCACTTCTACGATCGGATGCCGGCGGTGGAACATTATCAGCAAACGTAGACAATGCGACCCTGAACGTGGTAGGTGGTGCCTCGGTACACGACAGCAACGTTGCTTTGATACAACGGAAAGGGGAATAACGATGGAGATGCGTCCGATTGGCAACACGGGCTTGCAGGCGAGTGTTGTGGGGCTTGGCTGCAATAATTTTGGCATGACGATCGACATTGAGGCAACCCGTGCGGTGCTCAACGCTGCGTTCGACGCTGGCCTGAATTTCTTTGATACCGCCGACATGTATGGTGGTACCAAGTCAGAGGCCTTCATGGGTGAGATCCTGAAACCGCGCCGCAAAGACATTATTCTGGCGACGAAGTTTGGCGGGATGGCCAAGCACGGCAAAGGGAATGAGCGCTGGGGCACGAAAGCCTATATCACTCAGTGTATCGATGCGAGTCTGAAACGCCTGCAAACCGATTATGTTGACCTGTATCAGATGCATTATCCTGATCCGCAAACACCGATCGAAGAGACCCTCGGCGTGCTCAATGATCTGGTGAAACAAGGCAAAGTACGGGCGATCGGGCACTCCAATTTCACTGGTGCGCAGATTGACGAGGCCACAACACAAGCGAAAGCCAAGAATACGGTGGCATTTGCCACGGCGCAGAATGAATGGAGCTTACTGAATCGCAGCGCTGAAAAAGATGTGATTCCCGCCTGTGATCGCCAACATGTGGGCCAACTCCCCTACTTTCCCATCGCCAATGGTCTGTTGTCCGGCAAGTACCGACGAGGTGAAGCGCTGCCATCTGGCAGTCGCCTCGACAAACTCGACTTCTTCAAGAGTTGGGCGAACGACGATAACTTCAACAAGATCGAAAAGCTTGAAGCCTTCGCCAAAAGCCGTGGCCACTCGCTGCTAGAGCTCGCGATGTCGTGGCTTGCGTCACAACCGTGTGTCACGTCGGTCATCGCCGGGGCTACCAAGCCAGAACAGATTCGCGCCAATGCCGCGGCCGCAAATTGGCGCTTGACGGCGGCTGAAATGGCGGAAGTCAGTGAACTGGTGCCACTACCATCGGCGTAGGTGACAGCGGCACGTCTGAATGCGTGGGGCTATGATACACCCAGCAAAAGCTGGTATCTTCTACGCCAATCACGACGCAAGCTGGCGACCATAGGAAAGGAGGCTTAAACTTATGCAACGGCAAGGATATCGAAGCGGTACGACCACCCAAGGACGACGCATGGCAGGTGCGCGCGCACTGTGGCGTGCGACCGGTATGAAAACTGAAGATTTTCAGAAGCCGATTATTGCTATTGCCAATTCGTTCACCCAGTTCGTGCCCGGACATGTCCACCTGCACAATGTTGGTCAGCAAGTCAAAGCGATCATCGACGAAAATGGTGGCTACGGTGTCGAGTTCAATACGATCGCGGTTGATGACGGCATCGCCATGGGACACGACGGCATGCTGTACTCCTTGCCGAGCCGCGAGCTCATCGCCGACAGCGTCGAATACATGGTCCAAGCCCATGTGGCCGATGCCATTATCTGTATCTCAAACTGTGACAAAATCACTCCTGGGATGTTGCTGGCGGCCATGCGCCTCAACATCCCGACGATCTTTGTCTCTGGCGGTCCGATGGAAGCTGGTAAGACTGAACTCTCAACTGGCGCCGCCAAACTCGATCTCGTCAACGCCATGATTGGTGCGGGAGACGACTCGCTTAGTGATGAGGACGTACAGAAGATGGAAGAGGCGGCGTGCCCGACGTGCGGTTCCTGTTCTGGCATGTTTACGGCAAACAGCATGAACTGCCTTAACGAAGCGATTGGCTTAGCACTGCCCGGTAATGGCACCATTCTCGCCACGCATGCGTTACGGTGGGAGCTGTTTGCGCGGGCAGCAAAACGCATTGTGCGCATGGCTAAGGCCTATTACTTGGACGGTGATGAGTCGGTGCTGCCGCGTAGTATCGCGACCTTCACGGCATTCGAGAACGCGATAACATTAGACATCGCCATGGGCGGCTCGACCAACACCGTGCTCCATCTCCTTGCGGCAGCCCAGGAAGCGGGTGTGAATTTCACCATGGCCGATATCGATCGTCTGTCGCGCCAGGTGCCGTGCATCTGTAAGCTCGCTCCGGCCTCGGCAAAGTACCATATCGAGGACTGTGCTCGTGCCGGTGGGATTGCCACGATCCTCGGAGAACTCGATCGGGCGGGGAAGATCCATCGCAATGCGATGACGGTGAGCGGTGAGACGATGGGTCAGATGATTGACCGCAACGACATACGCCGTGAGCAGACCGACGAATTTGCCTCACGTCGCAGTTTAGCCGCGCCAGGTAACGTCAGAACAAAAGACGCCTTCTCACAAAACAAACAGTTCGATACTGCAGACCGCGACGCCATTAACGGATGTATCCGTGCGGTCGAATTCGCCTACAGCCAGGACGGTGGTCTCGCCGTACTCTATGGCAACATCGCGCAAGAAGGCTGTATCGTGAAGACGGCTGGGGTCGATGAGTCGATTTGGGTGATGGAAGGACCAGCGCGCATTTTTGAATCACAAGAAGAAGCGTGCATGGGTATTTTAGGCAACAAGCTCAATCCTGGAGACGTGGTGGTCATTCGCTATGAGGGGCCGCGCGGTGGACCGGGCATGCAGGAGATGTTGTATCCAACCTCGTACATCAAGTCGAAACATCTGGGCACCAAATGTGCCTTGCTGACCGATGGGCGCTTTAGTGGTGGCACGAGCGGCTTGTCGATCGGCCATGTCTCCCCCGAAGCTGCAGAAGGCGGTGCCATTGCGTTGCTCGAAGAAGGGGATCGGATTCGTATCGACATCCCCAATCGTAGCATCAATGTCGTGTTGTCAGATGAGGAACTGGCGAAACGACGACAACGTATGGAAGCGAAAGGGAAGAACGCGTACAAGCCCGCCAAGCGACAACGCGCTGTGTCCGCTGCCTTGCGTTCGTACGCGGCGCTCACAACCAGTGCTGCACGTGGAGCCGTGCGCGACATTAGTCAGGTCGAGGGTAAGGCGTAGGTCTGGGAACGGCAAAGGACCTGGACGCGTGCATCAGCGGACACTGATCTGCCATCCACAGACGCTCACCTCCGTTACCTCGGAGATGCGTGTGTCTGTGGAGTGGTTCCACGATGGCAGATGCGCGCTTACGTACATGGTCGCTGGCGACTGCTCAAGATTGCAGGTTCCGAGCAGAACGCTCGCGGCCCGCGTTGACGGGCTATGGAAGCACACCTGTTTTGAAGCGTTCGTCGCGTGTCAGGACAGTGCAGGTTACCGAGAATATAACTTCTCGCCCTCCCAACAATGGGCCGCCTATGCGTTTCGTGCCTATCGCGAGCCTATCGAGCTCAATGAGGTCGAAGCACCTCTCATTGAAGCACGACAAGAAAGGCAACACTTCGTCCTTACAGCGTGCATTCGCCTGGATGACTCGCTGACGCGGCAACCGTTTCAGCTGGGATTGTCGGCTGTCCTAGAGGATACCGATGGTGCCCTCTCCTATTGGGCTTTACAGCATCCAGCGGCTAAGCCTGATTTTCACCATCGCGATAGTTTTGTGTTGCTGATCGATACGCGCACCAGTGTCACGGAAGGTAAGGATGCAAGATGAAGTTTGGTATCGATCGCTTGCTCGCGGACAAGAATCTACGCCAACAGCTCGCTGGGCGACGCGTGGCGTTGCTCGCACATCCAGCGTCGGTGACGCACAACCTGGAGCATGCACTCGATGCCCTCGCGGTCCATCCTGAAATCAAGCTCAGTGCAGCCTTCGGTCCCCAACATGGGTTACGCGGTGATAAGCAGGACAACATGGTTGAGTCGCCCGACTTCAGCGACCCGGCGCACGGCATTCCGGTCTTTAGCCTCTATGGTGAGGTGCGCAGACCGACGACCGCGATGATGGATACATTTGATGTGCTGCTTGTGGATTTGCAGGATGTTGGCTGTCGTATTTATACGTTCATCACAACCTTACGGTATGTCCTGGAATCTGCGGCTCAGCACCACAAAAGCGTGTGGATTCTCGATCGTCCGAATCCGGTGGGGCGTCCTGTCGAAGGGATACGCTTGCGACCAGGCTGGGAGAGTTTTGTGGGAGCGGGCGCGTCACCCATGCGGCATGGCCTCACTCTAGGTGAAATGGCACAGTGGTTCGTGCGTACGTTGAAACTCGATGTCGACTATCAGACAGTGACGATGGAGGGCTGGGAGCCGAGCGCCGCACCAGGATATGGTTGGCCGCTTGGCGAACGGACGTGGGTGAACCCGAGCCCTAATGCTGCGAACTTGTGGATGGCGCGCTGCTACGCGGGCACGGTCATGCTGGAAGGGACGACCCTGTCAGAAGGACGTGGCACTACGCGACCCCTAGAGCTCTTTGGTGCTCCAGAGCTGGACCCGCGGGCACTGCTGCAGACAATGACATCGCTGGCGCCTCAGTGGATGCAAGGATGTCGACTCAGGCCGTGCTGGTTCGAGCCGACGTTTCACAAACATGTGGGAAAACTCTGCGGTGGGGTACAGATTCACGTCGAAGACCGCAGCTATGATCACTCGCTGTTCAGACCCTGGCGGTTGCTGGCGCTCGCATTTAAGGCCCTGCGTGCGTTGCGACCGGACTACGACCTGTGGCGCGACTTTCCCTACGAATACGAACGTGACCGACTGGCGATTGATCTCATTAACGGCAGCCCTTTGTTACGTCAGTGGGTTGACGATCCAACCGCAACGCCTGCTGACCTTGATGTCC includes these proteins:
- a CDS encoding LLM class flavin-dependent oxidoreductase, with amino-acid sequence MKFGLLYEMETPRPWHALSEYNIYWEALAQIELADRIGFDHVWEVEHHFLEEYSHSPAPEVFFGAVSQRTKNIRISHGVRLTPFNFNHPIKIAEQAAVLDIMSNGRVDIGIGRSTTAQELDGFSVNYDRTRDEMREAAEIIVKAWTEEILEHDGKLLKVPPRRVVPKPIQKPHPPMWMACVAPDSYTMAGDRGLGVLSFNFNWEEVQKAMAMYRKASENRTDVIPKIINDQFAGVAIMHVAENKEEEAIGLDGARWFLHNVAKLFQPLMVKNQLYSYEYLRNVFAMSGDPKEATDAELKAHHMVAVGNPDEVIRKLENFQKAGLSQVICFKQAGRIPHVNIMKSIKRIGQHILPHFNPHRTVAVDDIRAAAL
- a CDS encoding aldo/keto reductase; translation: MEMRPIGNTGLQASVVGLGCNNFGMTIDIEATRAVLNAAFDAGLNFFDTADMYGGTKSEAFMGEILKPRRKDIILATKFGGMAKHGKGNERWGTKAYITQCIDASLKRLQTDYVDLYQMHYPDPQTPIEETLGVLNDLVKQGKVRAIGHSNFTGAQIDEATTQAKAKNTVAFATAQNEWSLLNRSAEKDVIPACDRQHVGQLPYFPIANGLLSGKYRRGEALPSGSRLDKLDFFKSWANDDNFNKIEKLEAFAKSRGHSLLELAMSWLASQPCVTSVIAGATKPEQIRANAAAANWRLTAAEMAEVSELVPLPSA
- a CDS encoding SDR family oxidoreductase, with the translated sequence MAWQMSTKRGHVLITGAVGGLGTAMTQRLLGEGHDIVACDRVADTVSDWLQKLPATDRDRVQFHPLDVAKEELVSAFADKLRGQGLTIAYLVNNAGIHGAGGPANTESRIWERTLRVNLHGTYYLTRAFSQSMKDRGFGRIVNLASLSAYHPLGEQAPYAAAKAAITGYTRSAALDLSRYGVTVNAIAPGLILHDGLKVVFSDDDLKRMAKDIPVGRAGKPEEIAATVAFLLSDDAAFITGQTIHVNGGSYLPG
- the ilvD gene encoding dihydroxy-acid dehydratase; amino-acid sequence: MQRQGYRSGTTTQGRRMAGARALWRATGMKTEDFQKPIIAIANSFTQFVPGHVHLHNVGQQVKAIIDENGGYGVEFNTIAVDDGIAMGHDGMLYSLPSRELIADSVEYMVQAHVADAIICISNCDKITPGMLLAAMRLNIPTIFVSGGPMEAGKTELSTGAAKLDLVNAMIGAGDDSLSDEDVQKMEEAACPTCGSCSGMFTANSMNCLNEAIGLALPGNGTILATHALRWELFARAAKRIVRMAKAYYLDGDESVLPRSIATFTAFENAITLDIAMGGSTNTVLHLLAAAQEAGVNFTMADIDRLSRQVPCICKLAPASAKYHIEDCARAGGIATILGELDRAGKIHRNAMTVSGETMGQMIDRNDIRREQTDEFASRRSLAAPGNVRTKDAFSQNKQFDTADRDAINGCIRAVEFAYSQDGGLAVLYGNIAQEGCIVKTAGVDESIWVMEGPARIFESQEEACMGILGNKLNPGDVVVIRYEGPRGGPGMQEMLYPTSYIKSKHLGTKCALLTDGRFSGGTSGLSIGHVSPEAAEGGAIALLEEGDRIRIDIPNRSINVVLSDEELAKRRQRMEAKGKNAYKPAKRQRAVSAALRSYAALTTSAARGAVRDISQVEGKA
- a CDS encoding DUF1343 domain-containing protein; translated protein: MKFGIDRLLADKNLRQQLAGRRVALLAHPASVTHNLEHALDALAVHPEIKLSAAFGPQHGLRGDKQDNMVESPDFSDPAHGIPVFSLYGEVRRPTTAMMDTFDVLLVDLQDVGCRIYTFITTLRYVLESAAQHHKSVWILDRPNPVGRPVEGIRLRPGWESFVGAGASPMRHGLTLGEMAQWFVRTLKLDVDYQTVTMEGWEPSAAPGYGWPLGERTWVNPSPNAANLWMARCYAGTVMLEGTTLSEGRGTTRPLELFGAPELDPRALLQTMTSLAPQWMQGCRLRPCWFEPTFHKHVGKLCGGVQIHVEDRSYDHSLFRPWRLLALAFKALRALRPDYDLWRDFPYEYERDRLAIDLINGSPLLRQWVDDPTATPADLDVLATRDEEQWLAERESVLLYR
- a CDS encoding transporter; this encodes MYSLKDQACIVGVGETPHTRGTDKSELALMLEASVNAITDAGLTPHDIDGIIPPPTPSATAEHFAANLGVEDLRYSVTVHMGGASALTAVQSAALAVACGVAKNVLVPFGWKGYSSARVRSLGSGDNDGISGALGSLMTTINEYYLPFGASVPVQWYAWLATRHKEMYHIPDEATGAIAVASRKHAHLNDRAFMRNRPLTMDDYLNARWISKPFRLFDCCLETDGACAVVISSVEHARDLKQTPVYISGIAEGHPYPADDIPARRDPFVIGLSFATPNALRMADVELKDVDFLQVYDCFTYVVLLQLEALGLCKRGEIGDFVKGGRVELGGEFPVNTHGGLHSEAHVGGMNHIVEATRQLRRQCGERQVQDAQVGLVTGWGDFGDGSLAVLRR
- a CDS encoding DOMON-like domain-containing protein, with the translated sequence MHQRTLICHPQTLTSVTSEMRVSVEWFHDGRCALTYMVAGDCSRLQVPSRTLAARVDGLWKHTCFEAFVACQDSAGYREYNFSPSQQWAAYAFRAYREPIELNEVEAPLIEARQERQHFVLTACIRLDDSLTRQPFQLGLSAVLEDTDGALSYWALQHPAAKPDFHHRDSFVLLIDTRTSVTEGKDAR
- a CDS encoding antibiotic biosynthesis monooxygenase, whose protein sequence is MILEIAMLDVRVGQEAEFERAFVKAAPIIASMKGYIAHELQRCIERPHRYVLLVRWQTLEDHTVGFRGSQEYQEWRRLLHHFYDRMPAVEHYQQT